The Dunckerocampus dactyliophorus isolate RoL2022-P2 chromosome 13, RoL_Ddac_1.1, whole genome shotgun sequence genome window below encodes:
- the cldn11a gene encoding claudin-11a yields MANSCLQLFGFLCSCLGWLGIAVATATNDWVVLCKYGLNTCKKMDNLGAKGPWAECIISTGLYHCSTFTQILELPAYIQTTRALMITGSILGLPAVGMVLMSMPCIRIGNEPQSSKNKRAVVGGVLTLIVALCGLVSTVWFPIGVHWEENLMSFGFSLYAGWAGVVCSLLGGCVLTCCSSDSASSRPYQDNSHYYYSKTGNAPGAPTATASSVNHAKSAHV; encoded by the exons ATGGCAAACTCCTGTCTGCAGCTCTTTGGCTTTCTGTGCAGCTGTCTGGGGTGGTTGGGCATCGCTGTAGCGACCGCCACTAATGACTGGGTGGTCCTCTGCAAGTATGGcctgaacacctgcaagaaGATGGACAACCTGGGGGCCAAGGGGCCGTGGGCTGAGTGCATCATCTCCACTGGACTCTACCACTGCTCCACCTTCACACAGATACTGGAACTGcctg CCTACATCCAGACCACACGTGCACTAATGATCACAGGTTCCATCCTGGGCCTGCCCGCCGTGGGGATGGTCCTCATGTCCATGCCTTGCATCCGCATCGGCAACGAGCCTCAGAGTTCTAAGAACAAGCGTGCCGTCGTGGGCGGCGTCCTCACGCTCATCGTCG CGCTGTGCGGGCTGGTGTCCACCGTGTGGTTCCCCATCGGGGTGCACTGGGAGGAAAACCTGATGTCATTCGGCTTCTCGCTGTATGCCGGCTGGGCGGGCGTCGTCTGTTCGCTGCTGGGCGGCTGCGTGCTCACCTGCTGCTCCTCAGACTCCGCCTCCTCCCGCCCGTACCAGGACAACAGCCACTACTATTATTCCAAGACGGGCAACGCGCCGGGCGCCCCCACCGCCACCGCATCCTCTGTCAACCACGCCAAGAGCGCCCACGTCTGA